The proteins below are encoded in one region of Aquisphaera giovannonii:
- a CDS encoding alpha-amylase family glycosyl hydrolase — MPLAGLTLMIAAELVGSSPVPSRPWTDEIVYGIIIEKFFDADPSNNVMKARFGKDRAKYEGGFWGGDLAGIRAKLDEVADLGVTAILIYPVMRNDENPVGKFLPTGYRPRDYESVDRNFGDVAAVRSVVDAAHDRGLKVILDMPITLPGFEHPFLGDPGRKSWFGPKSEYGVPRWKAENPEVADYLIGVCKRWKERSGCDGMRIDSAHLQPMSFWKRFVAELKAAPPRPDFVILPELTVDPRQIGGFIREAGFDGAYDFSALRCREVFGRGEDVAQLAFAGREAHQFYPDPRAMMAPIDNYEKAFVDFANGPKAARTKLALAYILTLDRVPLLYAGNELGIAFTEVGGAFPPGRRDSSFLRDVKALIALRRREPALIRGDYTELAARDGVFAYLRTAGEERILVVLNGSDRPRDYSRPIAGRPWKSLRLDDLQAGGLAKMAGDELPLRAEAFGARIVKVR; from the coding sequence ATGCCCCTCGCCGGTTTGACGCTCATGATCGCCGCGGAGCTCGTCGGTTCGTCGCCGGTGCCCTCGAGGCCATGGACCGACGAGATCGTCTACGGGATCATCATCGAGAAGTTCTTCGACGCGGACCCGTCGAACAACGTCATGAAGGCCCGCTTCGGGAAGGACCGGGCGAAGTACGAGGGAGGCTTCTGGGGCGGCGACCTGGCCGGGATCCGGGCGAAGCTCGACGAGGTGGCCGACCTGGGCGTCACGGCCATCCTGATCTATCCGGTGATGCGGAATGACGAGAATCCGGTCGGCAAGTTCCTGCCCACCGGCTATCGGCCCAGGGACTACGAGTCCGTGGACCGCAACTTCGGCGACGTCGCCGCGGTCCGCTCGGTCGTCGACGCCGCCCACGACCGGGGCCTCAAGGTCATCCTGGACATGCCGATCACTCTCCCGGGATTCGAGCACCCATTCCTGGGCGATCCCGGCAGGAAATCATGGTTCGGCCCGAAGTCCGAGTACGGCGTCCCGCGGTGGAAGGCGGAGAACCCCGAGGTCGCCGACTATCTCATCGGTGTCTGCAAGCGATGGAAGGAGCGGTCCGGCTGCGACGGCATGCGGATCGACTCCGCGCACCTCCAGCCGATGTCCTTCTGGAAGCGGTTCGTCGCCGAGCTGAAGGCGGCGCCGCCCCGGCCGGACTTCGTCATCCTCCCGGAGCTCACCGTCGATCCGCGGCAGATCGGCGGGTTCATCCGCGAGGCTGGGTTCGACGGGGCGTATGACTTCAGCGCCCTGCGTTGCCGCGAGGTCTTCGGACGCGGCGAGGACGTCGCCCAACTCGCCTTCGCCGGCCGAGAGGCCCACCAGTTCTATCCCGACCCGAGGGCGATGATGGCGCCGATCGACAACTACGAGAAGGCCTTCGTCGACTTCGCGAACGGGCCGAAGGCGGCCCGGACGAAGCTGGCGCTGGCGTACATCCTGACCCTCGACCGCGTCCCCCTGCTCTACGCCGGCAACGAGCTCGGCATCGCCTTCACCGAAGTCGGAGGCGCCTTCCCGCCGGGTCGTCGGGACTCGTCCTTCCTGAGGGACGTGAAGGCGTTGATCGCCCTCCGCCGGCGCGAGCCGGCCCTGATTCGAGGCGACTATACCGAGCTGGCCGCGCGGGACGGCGTCTTCGCCTATCTCCGCACCGCGGGCGAGGAGCGGATCCTCGTCGTCCTCAACGGCTCCGATCGCCCGCGCGACTACTCGCGACCCATCGCGGGCCGGCCGTGGAAGTCCCTACGCCTCGACGACCTTCAAGCCGGAGGCCTCGCCAAGATGGCCGGCGACGAGTTGCCCCTGCGTGCCGAGGCTTTCGGGGCGAGGATCGTGAAGGTCCGCTGA
- a CDS encoding phosphatidylserine decarboxylase family protein yields MSHRKAGHRRHRHGRWLPHQDALEDWLEGSCGRASEKAADPATRLQPVVQELKDLIDRDPIVRMYFTQMIEQVPHAKPYRKRHIEDVDQLLWLIDEVIGRAPEYNETGLVGVPLNAILDWCMGTPAGFAAFRHEPVNAMFRKILKAWCDFLCSRDSLHVLNDTPRGWKCESARKSTRIDEFQIDPGDPHWGFSSWNDYFTRKFEPGMRPIAAPDDDRVIVNACESTPYALKTNVRRYDRFWIKGQPYSLNDMLAGDGSVDEFVGGTVYQAFLDAHNYHRWHSPVSGTVRKAFVVEGTYYSEAESEGEDPDGPVLSQGYLAHVATRAILLIEADAPSLGLVCLMPIGMVEVSSCVFHPSVKPGARLRKGDEVGYFQFGGSTYCLIFRPGAIAGFAPEALPQPDNPEPPLVRMGTKIAVAG; encoded by the coding sequence ATGAGTCATCGGAAGGCCGGCCACAGGCGTCATCGTCACGGCCGCTGGCTGCCTCATCAGGACGCGCTGGAGGACTGGCTCGAAGGGTCCTGCGGCCGAGCGTCCGAGAAGGCGGCCGACCCGGCGACGCGGCTGCAGCCCGTCGTGCAGGAGTTGAAGGACCTCATCGACCGCGACCCGATCGTCCGGATGTACTTCACGCAGATGATCGAGCAGGTGCCGCATGCCAAGCCGTACCGCAAGCGGCACATCGAGGACGTCGACCAGCTCCTCTGGCTGATCGACGAGGTCATCGGCCGCGCCCCGGAATACAACGAGACCGGGCTGGTGGGCGTGCCGCTGAACGCGATCCTCGACTGGTGCATGGGCACGCCGGCCGGCTTCGCGGCCTTCCGCCACGAGCCGGTCAACGCCATGTTCCGGAAGATCCTGAAGGCCTGGTGCGACTTCCTGTGCAGCCGCGATTCGCTCCACGTCCTGAACGACACGCCCCGCGGTTGGAAATGCGAATCGGCCAGGAAGTCCACGCGGATCGACGAGTTCCAGATCGATCCGGGCGACCCCCACTGGGGCTTCTCCTCCTGGAACGACTACTTCACCCGCAAGTTCGAGCCCGGCATGCGGCCGATCGCCGCGCCCGACGACGACCGGGTCATCGTGAATGCCTGCGAGTCCACGCCGTACGCCCTGAAGACGAACGTCCGGCGGTACGACCGCTTCTGGATCAAGGGCCAGCCGTACTCGCTGAACGACATGCTGGCGGGCGACGGCTCGGTCGACGAGTTCGTCGGGGGGACGGTGTACCAGGCTTTCCTGGACGCCCACAACTACCACCGATGGCACAGCCCGGTCTCCGGGACGGTCCGGAAGGCCTTCGTGGTCGAGGGGACGTATTACTCGGAGGCCGAGTCCGAGGGCGAGGATCCCGACGGCCCGGTGCTCTCGCAGGGTTACCTCGCCCACGTGGCGACCCGCGCGATCCTCCTGATCGAGGCCGACGCCCCGTCGCTCGGCCTCGTCTGCCTGATGCCGATCGGGATGGTCGAGGTCTCCTCGTGCGTCTTCCACCCCTCCGTCAAGCCGGGCGCCCGGCTGAGGAAGGGGGACGAGGTCGGCTACTTCCAGTTCGGCGGATCGACGTATTGCCTGATCTTCCGCCCGGGGGCAATCGCCGGCTTCGCCCCCGAGGCGCTGCCGCAGCCGGACAACCCGGAGCCCCCGCTGGTGCGGATGGGGACGAAGATAGCCGTGGCAGGCTGA
- a CDS encoding BON domain-containing protein, whose translation MKRLLPAFVVATALVGTPALAQDGPLNRVGRALDNAGRNVRNRVETEVARGQAYAEERDLLYRVTRRLDWDKPLVGSTIRIEIRPDSSVVLRGSVLTEDGKKRAVDLVANTVGVGTVVDELAVVKGVKVIESTPAVVVPPPGDVKVVTPKTRTTVVTPPVEVKVEEKP comes from the coding sequence ATGAAGCGTCTTCTGCCCGCATTCGTCGTCGCGACGGCCCTCGTCGGCACGCCCGCACTGGCCCAGGACGGCCCGCTCAATCGCGTGGGTCGCGCCCTCGACAACGCCGGGAGGAATGTCCGCAATCGCGTCGAGACGGAGGTCGCGCGGGGGCAGGCCTACGCCGAGGAGCGCGACCTGCTCTACCGCGTCACCCGCCGGCTGGATTGGGACAAGCCGCTAGTCGGATCGACGATCCGGATCGAGATCCGCCCGGATAGCTCGGTGGTCCTCCGCGGCTCGGTCCTCACCGAGGACGGCAAGAAGCGCGCCGTGGACCTCGTGGCCAACACGGTGGGCGTCGGCACGGTCGTGGACGAGCTGGCCGTCGTCAAGGGGGTGAAGGTGATCGAGTCCACGCCGGCCGTCGTGGTCCCGCCCCCGGGGGACGTCAAGGTCGTGACGCCGAAGACCAGGACCACCGTCGTCACCCCGCCGGTCGAGGTCAAGGTCGAGGAGAAGCCCTGA
- a CDS encoding glycoside hydrolase family 97 protein, producing the protein MKIRLHLTSFAMGLVLATATADAAQDPPQSAAATSPDGRVRVEVAGASDGTAYPTYAVTFRGRPAVLRSRLGLDLAGGGSLGREAAIERVVTRRIDEAYNQRPGKRSRVVNRCEEVVVSLREKAAPARRWQVILRAYDDGAAIRYRFPAQEGWKTLEIADERTAVRLPEDARAVALPLKGYNSTHENRYLRKPAAEIETPGEWRLGLPMLNELPGTGWLAVLEANLTDFAGMYLAKEQGDGGGVTFGCRLAPRPGEPGVAVRAALPHESPWRVFLLGDRLEGLVESDLVLNLNEPCAIADTSWIRPGKTTFPWWNGFYEENVPFRMGLNTETAKYYIDFCAEAGIPYHSLDGLDNIAWYGGTIVPYEGADITRGIEGLDLREVIRYAGSKGVKIRLWMHWEAARKHMDRAFPLYREWGVEGIMLDFMDRDDQEMVDFLRRAVAKAAENRLTITLHGVSAPTGLERTYPNLLTHEAVMNLEYDKWDKDGIPPEHDLTIPFTRMLAGPLDFHQGSLRGVPVEQFRARNAAPLVMGTPCRMLASYVVFQNHLPMVADYPSAYRGHPGLPVLAAIPAAWDDTRCLAARVGELAVIARRHGEEWWVGAMGGREVREVEIPLSFLGPGRFHAEVHRDAMEAKGRLATAREDVTAASIVKGSLAPAGGLLVRLTPARPESK; encoded by the coding sequence ATGAAGATCCGACTGCACCTCACGAGTTTTGCCATGGGCCTGGTCCTCGCGACCGCGACCGCCGACGCGGCCCAGGATCCCCCGCAGAGCGCCGCGGCGACCTCGCCCGACGGCCGGGTCCGCGTGGAGGTCGCAGGCGCCTCGGACGGCACGGCTTACCCGACGTACGCCGTGACGTTCCGCGGCCGCCCCGCGGTGCTCCGGTCGCGGCTGGGCCTGGACCTGGCCGGGGGCGGGAGCCTCGGGCGCGAGGCCGCGATCGAGAGGGTTGTGACCCGCCGCATCGACGAGGCGTACAACCAGCGGCCCGGCAAGCGGAGCCGGGTGGTCAACCGCTGCGAGGAGGTCGTGGTCTCGCTCCGGGAGAAGGCCGCCCCCGCGAGGCGATGGCAGGTCATCCTCCGGGCCTACGACGACGGCGCCGCGATCCGCTATCGGTTCCCGGCGCAGGAAGGCTGGAAGACCCTCGAGATTGCGGACGAGCGGACCGCCGTCCGACTGCCCGAGGACGCGCGGGCCGTCGCCCTCCCCCTCAAGGGTTACAACTCGACCCACGAGAACCGATACCTGCGGAAGCCGGCGGCGGAGATCGAGACCCCCGGGGAGTGGCGGCTCGGCCTCCCCATGCTCAACGAGCTGCCCGGGACCGGCTGGCTGGCCGTCCTGGAAGCGAACCTCACCGATTTCGCGGGGATGTACCTGGCGAAAGAGCAGGGCGACGGCGGGGGCGTGACCTTCGGCTGCCGCCTCGCCCCTCGCCCCGGCGAGCCCGGCGTGGCCGTCCGCGCGGCGCTCCCGCACGAGTCCCCCTGGCGGGTCTTCCTGCTGGGCGACCGGCTCGAGGGGCTCGTCGAGTCCGACCTCGTGCTGAACCTGAACGAGCCCTGCGCGATCGCGGATACCTCGTGGATCCGCCCCGGGAAGACCACCTTCCCCTGGTGGAACGGATTCTACGAGGAGAACGTCCCGTTCCGGATGGGGCTGAACACGGAGACCGCGAAGTATTACATCGACTTCTGCGCCGAGGCGGGCATCCCCTACCACTCGCTCGACGGCCTGGACAACATCGCCTGGTACGGCGGGACGATCGTCCCCTACGAGGGAGCCGACATCACGCGGGGCATCGAAGGCCTGGACCTCCGCGAGGTCATCCGATACGCGGGGTCGAAGGGGGTCAAGATCCGCCTCTGGATGCACTGGGAGGCGGCTCGTAAGCACATGGACCGCGCGTTCCCGCTCTATCGCGAGTGGGGCGTCGAGGGGATCATGCTCGACTTCATGGACCGCGACGACCAGGAGATGGTGGATTTCCTCCGCCGGGCCGTCGCGAAGGCGGCCGAGAATCGCCTGACGATCACGCTGCACGGGGTGTCCGCCCCCACGGGGCTGGAGCGCACCTATCCCAACCTCTTGACGCACGAGGCCGTCATGAACCTCGAGTACGACAAGTGGGACAAGGATGGCATCCCGCCCGAGCACGACCTGACGATACCCTTCACGAGGATGCTCGCCGGGCCGCTCGACTTCCACCAGGGCTCGCTCCGCGGCGTGCCGGTGGAGCAGTTCCGGGCCCGCAACGCCGCTCCGCTCGTCATGGGCACGCCCTGCCGGATGCTGGCGTCCTACGTCGTCTTCCAGAACCACCTGCCCATGGTGGCCGATTATCCGTCGGCCTACCGCGGGCATCCCGGGCTGCCGGTCCTGGCCGCGATCCCGGCCGCGTGGGACGACACCCGCTGCCTGGCGGCCAGGGTCGGGGAGCTCGCCGTCATCGCCCGCCGGCATGGCGAGGAGTGGTGGGTCGGCGCGATGGGCGGGCGCGAGGTGCGGGAGGTGGAGATCCCCCTCTCCTTCCTCGGCCCGGGACGCTTTCACGCCGAGGTGCATCGCGACGCGATGGAGGCCAAGGGGCGGCTGGCGACCGCCCGGGAGGACGTCACGGCCGCCTCGATCGTGAAGGGCAGCCTCGCGCCGGCCGGCGGACTGCTGGTCCGCCTGACGCCGGCGCGGCCGGAATCGAAATGA
- a CDS encoding SDR family NAD(P)-dependent oxidoreductase, with amino-acid sequence MDLKLSGQTALVTGSTGGIGQAIAEGLAAEGARVVVCGRGETGVGRAIRAIRDRLPAADLVPLAADQGTAEGCATTIAAHPSVDILVNNLGIYEAVGFFDETDEAWRRLFEVNILSGVRLARHYLAGMLERKRGRILFISSESGISPAPEMAHYSATKTMQLSISRSLAELTKGTAVTVNTVLPGSTLTEGVQAFLADLFPGTSPPEAEARFMSENRPTSLIQRLIRPEEIAAAVTFLASPLASAVNGATLRVDGGLVRNIV; translated from the coding sequence ATGGACCTGAAATTGAGCGGGCAGACGGCGTTGGTGACGGGATCGACGGGCGGCATCGGGCAGGCGATCGCGGAGGGCCTCGCCGCCGAAGGGGCGCGGGTCGTCGTGTGCGGCCGCGGCGAGACCGGCGTCGGACGGGCGATCCGGGCCATCCGCGATCGCCTGCCGGCGGCGGACCTCGTCCCGCTCGCGGCCGATCAAGGGACGGCGGAGGGTTGCGCCACGACCATCGCGGCCCATCCTTCGGTAGACATCCTCGTGAACAACCTGGGCATCTACGAGGCCGTCGGCTTCTTCGACGAGACGGACGAGGCCTGGCGGCGCCTGTTTGAGGTCAACATCCTCAGCGGCGTCCGCCTGGCCCGCCACTACCTGGCCGGCATGCTCGAGCGGAAGCGGGGGCGGATCCTCTTCATCTCCAGCGAGTCCGGCATCAGCCCCGCGCCCGAGATGGCCCACTACAGCGCCACCAAGACCATGCAGCTCTCGATCTCGCGGAGCCTGGCCGAGCTGACGAAGGGCACGGCCGTGACCGTCAACACGGTCCTCCCGGGCTCCACGCTGACCGAGGGCGTCCAGGCCTTCCTCGCCGACCTCTTCCCCGGCACTTCCCCGCCGGAGGCCGAGGCGCGGTTCATGTCCGAAAACCGCCCCACCTCCCTCATCCAGCGGCTCATCCGCCCGGAGGAGATCGCCGCCGCCGTGACGTTCCTCGCCAGCCCGCTGGCCTCGGCCGTCAACGGGGCGACCCTACGCGTGGATGGCGGACTCGTCCGTAACATCGTCTGA
- a CDS encoding O-methyltransferase, whose product MGPEIWTVVDEYLDGLLLPRDEALDAALEASAAAGLPAIHVSPSQGRFLQLLARIHGARRILEIGTLGGYSTIWLARAMPEGGRLVTLEADPRHAEVARTNLARAGLSGVVELRQGPALDTLPALRAEGGTPFDLVFIDADKPSTADYFSWAMKLTRPGSVIVVDNVVRKGAVADAESTAEDVLGVRRFLEMVAADPRVRASALQTVGNKGYDGFALALVEAGGTGNPR is encoded by the coding sequence ATGGGCCCTGAAATCTGGACGGTCGTCGACGAGTATCTCGACGGGTTGCTGCTACCGAGGGACGAGGCGCTCGATGCCGCGCTGGAAGCGAGCGCCGCGGCAGGCCTGCCCGCGATCCACGTCTCGCCGTCCCAGGGCAGGTTCCTCCAACTGCTCGCCCGGATCCACGGCGCCCGCCGAATCCTGGAGATCGGGACGCTCGGCGGATACAGCACCATCTGGCTGGCGAGGGCGATGCCGGAGGGCGGCCGCCTCGTCACCCTGGAGGCCGACCCGAGGCACGCGGAGGTCGCCCGCACGAACCTCGCGCGGGCGGGCCTGTCCGGGGTGGTCGAGCTGAGGCAGGGCCCGGCCCTCGACACGCTGCCGGCCCTGCGGGCCGAGGGCGGCACACCGTTCGACCTCGTGTTCATCGACGCCGACAAGCCGAGCACCGCCGACTATTTCTCCTGGGCGATGAAGCTCACCCGGCCCGGCAGCGTCATCGTCGTGGACAACGTCGTCCGCAAGGGAGCGGTCGCCGATGCCGAGAGCACCGCCGAGGACGTCCTGGGCGTGCGTCGGTTCCTCGAGATGGTGGCGGCCGACCCCCGCGTCCGCGCCTCGGCCCTCCAGACCGTGGGCAACAAGGGGTACGACGGGTTCGCCCTTGCGCTCGTCGAGGCGGGTGGAACGGGGAATCCGAGATGA